From a region of the Ornithodoros turicata isolate Travis unplaced genomic scaffold, ASM3712646v1 ctg00001197.1, whole genome shotgun sequence genome:
- the LOC135376647 gene encoding uncharacterized protein LOC135376647 isoform X1 — translation MYTVVVVLAQKSGMHVVRVLLILLAWRARQQTVSSKPLRRKAADLEMDAPQLKRPPRIFKTDIQESLQWRMENSAGKRQAREEVLFVHKPTPAPTYYTAKHKTSKRCSDDFDCMRVLGQVCNIEKQGSTGTCQCPDSTPVHVVEHDQPRCVSARLIFEDCADTAECAFLNPYVECVNQICTCSPPNVMKRKDLCIPASASNTTSQAANVFAILLMSIGAIGGIVALVARIIIGKEGRHQDSDEEPHGSYRRQRHTDDPPMVLLSKGIKRIFNDCKDKIQDMVLRKPVLSPQMQSLIEIRPTRPTRTSHESTVVVDVHVPYEPLDFEDIASLESDLRRATRLLSQETSPTTANTSLRATTSHRAKISEKSVEPLQQTSPVTTPNMATSMDSQRQAGDVVVPHIEHAEVNADPPSPKHGDDEKRRDFNLNADLEHIMRIVIDQLSNPQSSPAGLRRIEGDERRVEVDAGTFSDTVRAVYSRTLLKLRQKLHTMAAQEAPSVDQVSFGDPCRSSSAIPRNKTVELLPSLDKGCGEAKGKTYADVSTLCRILTPHSVSKDPRKRIRISDTFSEHRVGRNFPEPPVYGVPRLQTHQSTPATIDAFPVTQTPDRLPKRCYLLRDERQDNAATESFHSCSDPNRFMRQRKFIPTTTLPISDSAKLVLEPISSDVDLHNPPRDSLKAYLAGKVPTVATADCPSVNDSLQNNGEVDRTQPGVGGFTKMVHPRVHYIDSDNALQVREETSLCTIPKKLLKMPPKIVLSPIEDEVAGLEVEEETPLLNLRTVTKKKRNKSILLPPYSRKKADLQDRTQDSSFSLSRLELGSDMPNASMTRLLNRSRTSIHGWGRKAALQKVDACDRTPVEESTILCSSGPSSEVKEYAHSFHVTEIRTGTAAAYVDPTSSSPPSDIQSPALFLLNAPRQDMACSKVEEIVEKNLQTVASSAILNDATPKLPPRQKACEEVKLTITENDIIQCLNRVVGPNRAIAVEDNRKFPEAKATQEAVCGYDLMQDVLLNEDVLSTSDISKVDIHPKGNSTAPKADLEAFSQPLSRLRRGDLKNILKEILEEEYAHVLQLATHGVQSIQSTTAPPVPFEHENLPALTHEPLTKTSRENSGTSTGKTLIAPESPSTNSVKPECEFTTARSSGEANTADGFDLQPSSGTRKTSSFSKDSPGQTTTTATTADNTVTQETSSISTRRFYTELSFPEVGIDSMPIHGADGDGPGSETSSSEDTTTVAIATTETTEDSLDQGGHVHLEEKEMTKFLSQVTVVNSSESNIGSNDCRKTRRSVDTRFPFSPRKRRPSEDHRDQDTKTMSWVPPIPKLLLKEYRKNVLKNAAGVQQMTPEVTPSQHHTREGAIGNIVPVEETTSSPPDGNTARSVEPLREGYRDAESTYANYTSTGVAVVRFSPASGSKTDDSREGGQRDRKSGTINAKRTRPKSASFHGILPSDRLGSVDGERALVPRSKSYTEYWLKTVSLYKEVSTCQISPSTDSSGDIMETESMAHVLHGLHDTRQGATLEEIDLENFIRENQMNPLLKTFLYMHNTAYQTSVTRDTPKSTTYVSYDLQGTPISSNFPQPYEPNEIIPKTDSPTSLEIKQPNIETDRKKSSSLQPSADYRIIPAPPMCDSTSEATVILECDRGRRFYDAERQSEIFSPNTATTIAEQASFEDSSSSGPPKSLKKTLRKTAPYRTPFPLCSSSRSSAVAPISLRMLRRTNSTEYMTSSMTQGRSRIGHSVEEEKPLKKCVSALSYLEKNRLWKPDSLPFQQWLNAARRASLRPGDGGTVLDESGRPSSQDMITSSESSEEEEMHSLASTTMQSYTNEEGTEDEEIF, via the exons ATGtacactgttgttgttgtacttgcGCAGAAATCGGGAATGCATGTTGTGCGCGTTCTTCTGATCCTTCTCGCTTGGAGGGCAAGGCAGCAGACTGTGTCTTCGAAACCCTTACGTCGGAAGGCAGCAGATCTCGAGATGGATGCCCCGCAATTGAAGCGCCCGCCTCGCAT TTTTAAAACTGATATTCAAGAGAGCCTCCAATGGCGAATGGAGAATTCTGCGGGGAAGCGACAGGCGAGGGAAGAAGTTCTCTTCGTCCATAAACCAACTCCTGCGCCAACTTATT ATACTGCGAAGCACAAGACAAGCAAGCGGTGCTCGGACGACTTCGACTGCATGCGAGTCTTGGGCCAGGTGTGCAACATCGAGAAGCAAGGCTCGACGGGAACCTGTCAGTGCCCGGACAGCACACCTGTTCATGTAGTGGAGCACGACCAGCCAAGATGTGTCTCTG CTCGCCTGATCTTTGAGGACTGCGCGGACACCGCCGAATGTGCGTTCCTCAACCCTTATGTGGAATGTGTGAACCAGATCTGCACCTGCTCGCCACCGAACGTTATGAAACGGAAGGACCTGTGCATCCCAG CTTCAGCATCCAATACTACTTCCCAGGCGGCCAACGTGTTCGCCATACTTCTCATGAGCATCGGAGCTATCGGAGGCATTGTAGCTCTTGTGGCCAG GATCATAATTGGCAAAGAAGGCCGACACCAGGATAGCGACGAAGAGCCACATGGTAGTTATCGGAGGCAACGCCACACGGATGATCCTCCGATGGTCCTGTTAAGCAAAGGAATCAAGCGCATCTTCAATGACTGCAAAGATAAGATACAAGATATGGTACTTCGAAAGCCCGTGCTCTCTCCGCAGATGCAAAGTCTAATCGAAATCCGGCCTACCAGGCCTACCAGAACCTCCCATGAGAGCACGGTTGTGGTCGACGTCCACGTGCCATACGAACCGTTGGACTTTGAGGACATAGCTTCGTTGGAATCTGACCTTCGCAGAGCAACGCGACTGCTTTCTCAAGAAACGTCTCCAACAACAGCAAATACTTCACTTAGAGCGACAACGTCACACAGGGCGAAGATTTCTGAGAAATCAGTCGAACCGTTGCAACAGACCTCCCCAGTTACCACTCCAAACATGGCGACATCTATGGATTCTCAACGGCAAGCTGGCGATGTTGTTGTGCCGCATATTGAACACGCCGAAGTGAATGCGGACCCACCATCGCCAAAGCACGGAGACGACGAGAAAAGGCGAGACTTCAACTTGAACGCGGACCTAGAACACATTATGAGGATAGTTATAGACCAGCTCTCAAACCCGCAAAGCAGCCCAGCTGGGCTCCGCAGAATCGAAGGAGACGAACGCAGAGTAGAAGTTGACGCGGGCACGTTTTCTGATACAGTCCGAGCCGTGTATTCTCGAACTCTCCTCAAGCTACGCCAGAAGCTACACACTATGGCGGCGCAGGAAGCCCCCAGCGTTGACCAAGTGTCTTTCGGAGATCCCTGTCGGTCGTCCAGCGCTATTCCAAGAAATAAAACCGTGGAGCTGCTTCCTTCTCTCGATAAAGGGTGCGGCGAAGCGAAAGGCAAAACGTACGCGGATGTGTCCACCCTATGTCGAATTCTAACTCCACACTCTGTCTCGAAGGATCCACGTAAGCGAATTCGAATAAGCGATACGTTCTCCGAACATCGGGTCGGTAGAAATTTTCCGGAGCCTCCAGTCTATGGTGTTCCTCGCTTGCAGACTCATCAAAGCACCCCTGCAACCATCGATGCTTTTCCTGTTACACAGACACCCGATCGTCTTCCAAAAAGGTGTTACCTTCTTAGAGACGAACGACAAGATAATGCGGCGACCGAATCTTTTCACTCTTGTTCCGACCCCAATCGTTTTATGAGACAACGTAAGTTCATTCCGACGACGACCCTGCCGATATCAGATTCGGCAAAACTGGTTCTGGAGCCGATTTCGAGTGATGTGGACCTTCACAATCCTCCTAGGGATAGTCTGAAGGCGTACCTTGCAGGCAAGGTTCCGACGGTAGCTACTGCTGATTGTCCCTCGGTAAACGATTCCTTGCAAAACAATGGGGAGGTTGATAGAACACAGCCAGGTGTTGGTGGATTCACAAAAATGGTACACCCAAGGGTACACTACATTGACTCTGACAATGCCTTGCAAGTCAGGGAAGAAACCTCGCTTTGCACTATACCGAAGAAACTTCTTAAGATGCCACCTAAAATCGTTTTATCCCCGATAGAAGACGAGGTCGCAGGTCTGGAAGTCGAAGAAGAAACACCACTACTGAACCTGAGAACTGTaaccaaaaagaaaaggaacaagtCAATTCTTCTACCTCCTTATTCAAGAAAGAAAGCAGACTTACAAGATCGCACACAAGATAGTTCATTTTCGTTGTCACGACTGGAACTAGGGTCAGACATGCCTAATGCGTCGATGACGAGGCTTCTCAATAGGTCCCGTACGTCCATTCATGGTTGGGGTCGCAAAGCCGCGCTGCAGAAAGTGGACGCTTGTGACAGAACCCCCGTTGAAGAAAGCACTATTCTGTGCTCTTCGGGGCCTTCGAGTGAAGTGAAAGAATATGCGCATTCCTTCCATGTAACAGAAATTAGGACAGGCACTGCTGCCGCATACGTAGATCCCACCTCAAGTAGCCCACCGTCAGATATTCAATCTCCTGCCCTGTTTCTGTTAAATGCACCAAGACAAGATATGGCATGCAGCAAAGTTGAAGAGATCGTTGAGAAGAACCTCCAAACAGTCGCATCGTCCGCGATACTAAATGACGCTACACCTAAGTTGCCTCCACGTCAAAAGGCATGCGAAGAGGTCAAGTTGACAATCACCGAGAACGACATCATCCAGTGCTTAAACAGAGTCGTAGGACCAAACCGAGCCATAGCTGTAGAAGACAACAGGAAGTTCCCGGAAGCAAAAGCTACGCAGGAGGCTGTGTGCGGTTACGACTTGATGCAAGACGTGCTTTTGAACGAGGACGTCCTCAGTACCAGTGACATTTCCAAAGTTGACATTCATCCCAAAGGAAATTCCACCGCGCCTAAAGCTGATCTGGAAGCATTCAGCCAGCCACTTTCGCGCCTACGAAGAGGCGACTTGAAAAATATCCTAAAGGAAATTTTGGAAGAAGAGTACGCCCATGTTCTTCAGCTCGCAACACATGGGGTGCAGTCGATCCAGAGCACAACGGCTCCTCCGGTGCCTTTCGAACACGAAAACTTGCCAGCGCTCACCCATGAGCCATTGACAAAGACGAGTAGGGAAAACTCTGGTACTTCGACAGGAAAAACACTTATTGCTCCAGAATCACCATCAACGAACTCTGTTAAACCAGAGTGTGAATTTACAACTGCGCGGTCGAGCGGTGAAGCTAACACAGCGGATGGATTCGACCTGCAGCCGTCATCAGGAACTCGGAAAACTTCTTCATTTTCGAAAGACTCACCTGGACAAACGACGACCACGGCTACGACAGCTGACAACACGGTTACGCAAGAGACATCGTCTATATCAACGAGAAGGTTCTACACGGAATTAAGCTTCCCAGAGGTCGGCATAGACTCGATGCCTATTCATGGAGCTGATGGTGACGGCCCTGGGAGTGAGACTTCGTCGTCAGAGGATACCACCACGGTTGCAATTGCGACGACTGAGACGACGGAAGATAGTTTGGATCAAGGCGGTCATGTTCACTTGGAAGAGAAAGAAATGACGAAGTTCTTATCTCAAGTTACTGTCGTTAATTCATCAGAATCTAATATAGGGTCTAACGATTGCAGAAAAACTCGTCGTTCTGTTGATACCCGATTTCCATTTAGCCCGAGAAAGCGACGACCATCTGAAGATCATCGAGATCAAGACACTAAAACGATGAGCTGGGTCCCTCCGATTCCTAAATTGCTCCTAAAAGAATACAGGAAAAATGTTCTCAAGAACGCAGCAGGAGTACAACAGATGACACCCGAAGTGACACCCTCTCAACACCACACGCGCGAAGGCGCGATTGGAAATATCGTACCTGTGGAGGAAACGACGTCTTCTCCTCCTGACGGCAACACCGCGAGATCGGTTGAGCCACTTCGTGAAGGATATCGTGACGCCGAGAGCACATATGCAAACTACACCAGCACGGGAGTTGCAGTCGTGAGATTCTCGCCCGCATCTGGCAGCAAAACTGATGACTCGAGAGAAGGTGGACAAAGAGACCGGAAAA GTGGCACCATCAACGCAAAACGAACAAGGCCGAAATCTGCGTCGTTCCACGGCATCCTTCCGTCCGACAGATTAGGCAGCgttgacggtgaacgtgctcttgtCCCTCGTTCCAAGTCATATACAGAATACTGGCTGAAGACTGTTTCTCTCTACAAAGAAGTCTCAACCTGCCAAATCTCACCTTCAACGGATTCTTCGGGTGACATTATGGAAACCGAATCCATGGCTCATGTGCTGCATGGCTTGCACGACACAAGACAGGGAGCAACGTTGGAGGAGATCGACCTCGAAAACTTCATCCGCGAAAACCAGATGAATCCACTTCTGAAGACCTTCTTGTACATGCATAATACTGCGTACCAGACATCTGTAACGCGGGATACACCCAAATCAACCACGTACGTGAGCTACGACTTACAAGGTACTCCCATTTCTTCCAATTTCCCGCAACCATATGAACCGAACGAGATTATACCGAAGACAGACTCCCCTACTTCACTAGAAATTAAGCAACCAAATATCGAAACTGACAGGAAGAAATCATCCAGTTTGCAGCCCAGCGCAGACTACCGCATTATTCCCGCTCCTCCAATGTGCGACAGTACGTCGGAGGCAACAGTCATTCTCGAGTGCGACCGGGGCAGGCGCTTTTATGATGCCGAACGTCAGAGTGAAATATTCTCACCCAACACTGCAACCACCATCGCAGAGCAAGCCAGTTTCGAAGACAGCTCTAGCAGCGGTCCTCCAAAATCGCTCAAGAAAACGCTGCGAAAGACGGCGCCGTACCGTACGCCGTTCCCTCTGTGCAGCAGTTCGCGGTCGAGCGCCGTGGCTCCGATCAGTCTGAGAATGTTGAGACGTACGAactcgacggaatacatgacgtCGTCTATGACGCAAGGTCGTAGCCGAATAGGGC
- the LOC135376647 gene encoding uncharacterized protein LOC135376647 isoform X2, translating to MYTVVVVLAQKSGMHVVRVLLILLAWRARQQTVSSKPLRRKAADLEMDAPQLKRPPRIFKTDIQESLQWRMENSAGKRQAREEVLFVHKPTPAPTYYTAKHKTSKRCSDDFDCMRVLGQVCNIEKQGSTGTCQCPDSTPVHVVEHDQPRCVSARLIFEDCADTAECAFLNPYVECVNQICTCSPPNVMKRKDLCIPASNTTSQAANVFAILLMSIGAIGGIVALVARIIIGKEGRHQDSDEEPHGSYRRQRHTDDPPMVLLSKGIKRIFNDCKDKIQDMVLRKPVLSPQMQSLIEIRPTRPTRTSHESTVVVDVHVPYEPLDFEDIASLESDLRRATRLLSQETSPTTANTSLRATTSHRAKISEKSVEPLQQTSPVTTPNMATSMDSQRQAGDVVVPHIEHAEVNADPPSPKHGDDEKRRDFNLNADLEHIMRIVIDQLSNPQSSPAGLRRIEGDERRVEVDAGTFSDTVRAVYSRTLLKLRQKLHTMAAQEAPSVDQVSFGDPCRSSSAIPRNKTVELLPSLDKGCGEAKGKTYADVSTLCRILTPHSVSKDPRKRIRISDTFSEHRVGRNFPEPPVYGVPRLQTHQSTPATIDAFPVTQTPDRLPKRCYLLRDERQDNAATESFHSCSDPNRFMRQRKFIPTTTLPISDSAKLVLEPISSDVDLHNPPRDSLKAYLAGKVPTVATADCPSVNDSLQNNGEVDRTQPGVGGFTKMVHPRVHYIDSDNALQVREETSLCTIPKKLLKMPPKIVLSPIEDEVAGLEVEEETPLLNLRTVTKKKRNKSILLPPYSRKKADLQDRTQDSSFSLSRLELGSDMPNASMTRLLNRSRTSIHGWGRKAALQKVDACDRTPVEESTILCSSGPSSEVKEYAHSFHVTEIRTGTAAAYVDPTSSSPPSDIQSPALFLLNAPRQDMACSKVEEIVEKNLQTVASSAILNDATPKLPPRQKACEEVKLTITENDIIQCLNRVVGPNRAIAVEDNRKFPEAKATQEAVCGYDLMQDVLLNEDVLSTSDISKVDIHPKGNSTAPKADLEAFSQPLSRLRRGDLKNILKEILEEEYAHVLQLATHGVQSIQSTTAPPVPFEHENLPALTHEPLTKTSRENSGTSTGKTLIAPESPSTNSVKPECEFTTARSSGEANTADGFDLQPSSGTRKTSSFSKDSPGQTTTTATTADNTVTQETSSISTRRFYTELSFPEVGIDSMPIHGADGDGPGSETSSSEDTTTVAIATTETTEDSLDQGGHVHLEEKEMTKFLSQVTVVNSSESNIGSNDCRKTRRSVDTRFPFSPRKRRPSEDHRDQDTKTMSWVPPIPKLLLKEYRKNVLKNAAGVQQMTPEVTPSQHHTREGAIGNIVPVEETTSSPPDGNTARSVEPLREGYRDAESTYANYTSTGVAVVRFSPASGSKTDDSREGGQRDRKSGTINAKRTRPKSASFHGILPSDRLGSVDGERALVPRSKSYTEYWLKTVSLYKEVSTCQISPSTDSSGDIMETESMAHVLHGLHDTRQGATLEEIDLENFIRENQMNPLLKTFLYMHNTAYQTSVTRDTPKSTTYVSYDLQGTPISSNFPQPYEPNEIIPKTDSPTSLEIKQPNIETDRKKSSSLQPSADYRIIPAPPMCDSTSEATVILECDRGRRFYDAERQSEIFSPNTATTIAEQASFEDSSSSGPPKSLKKTLRKTAPYRTPFPLCSSSRSSAVAPISLRMLRRTNSTEYMTSSMTQGRSRIGHSVEEEKPLKKCVSALSYLEKNRLWKPDSLPFQQWLNAARRASLRPGDGGTVLDESGRPSSQDMITSSESSEEEEMHSLASTTMQSYTNEEGTEDEEIF from the exons ATGtacactgttgttgttgtacttgcGCAGAAATCGGGAATGCATGTTGTGCGCGTTCTTCTGATCCTTCTCGCTTGGAGGGCAAGGCAGCAGACTGTGTCTTCGAAACCCTTACGTCGGAAGGCAGCAGATCTCGAGATGGATGCCCCGCAATTGAAGCGCCCGCCTCGCAT TTTTAAAACTGATATTCAAGAGAGCCTCCAATGGCGAATGGAGAATTCTGCGGGGAAGCGACAGGCGAGGGAAGAAGTTCTCTTCGTCCATAAACCAACTCCTGCGCCAACTTATT ATACTGCGAAGCACAAGACAAGCAAGCGGTGCTCGGACGACTTCGACTGCATGCGAGTCTTGGGCCAGGTGTGCAACATCGAGAAGCAAGGCTCGACGGGAACCTGTCAGTGCCCGGACAGCACACCTGTTCATGTAGTGGAGCACGACCAGCCAAGATGTGTCTCTG CTCGCCTGATCTTTGAGGACTGCGCGGACACCGCCGAATGTGCGTTCCTCAACCCTTATGTGGAATGTGTGAACCAGATCTGCACCTGCTCGCCACCGAACGTTATGAAACGGAAGGACCTGTGCATCCCAG CATCCAATACTACTTCCCAGGCGGCCAACGTGTTCGCCATACTTCTCATGAGCATCGGAGCTATCGGAGGCATTGTAGCTCTTGTGGCCAG GATCATAATTGGCAAAGAAGGCCGACACCAGGATAGCGACGAAGAGCCACATGGTAGTTATCGGAGGCAACGCCACACGGATGATCCTCCGATGGTCCTGTTAAGCAAAGGAATCAAGCGCATCTTCAATGACTGCAAAGATAAGATACAAGATATGGTACTTCGAAAGCCCGTGCTCTCTCCGCAGATGCAAAGTCTAATCGAAATCCGGCCTACCAGGCCTACCAGAACCTCCCATGAGAGCACGGTTGTGGTCGACGTCCACGTGCCATACGAACCGTTGGACTTTGAGGACATAGCTTCGTTGGAATCTGACCTTCGCAGAGCAACGCGACTGCTTTCTCAAGAAACGTCTCCAACAACAGCAAATACTTCACTTAGAGCGACAACGTCACACAGGGCGAAGATTTCTGAGAAATCAGTCGAACCGTTGCAACAGACCTCCCCAGTTACCACTCCAAACATGGCGACATCTATGGATTCTCAACGGCAAGCTGGCGATGTTGTTGTGCCGCATATTGAACACGCCGAAGTGAATGCGGACCCACCATCGCCAAAGCACGGAGACGACGAGAAAAGGCGAGACTTCAACTTGAACGCGGACCTAGAACACATTATGAGGATAGTTATAGACCAGCTCTCAAACCCGCAAAGCAGCCCAGCTGGGCTCCGCAGAATCGAAGGAGACGAACGCAGAGTAGAAGTTGACGCGGGCACGTTTTCTGATACAGTCCGAGCCGTGTATTCTCGAACTCTCCTCAAGCTACGCCAGAAGCTACACACTATGGCGGCGCAGGAAGCCCCCAGCGTTGACCAAGTGTCTTTCGGAGATCCCTGTCGGTCGTCCAGCGCTATTCCAAGAAATAAAACCGTGGAGCTGCTTCCTTCTCTCGATAAAGGGTGCGGCGAAGCGAAAGGCAAAACGTACGCGGATGTGTCCACCCTATGTCGAATTCTAACTCCACACTCTGTCTCGAAGGATCCACGTAAGCGAATTCGAATAAGCGATACGTTCTCCGAACATCGGGTCGGTAGAAATTTTCCGGAGCCTCCAGTCTATGGTGTTCCTCGCTTGCAGACTCATCAAAGCACCCCTGCAACCATCGATGCTTTTCCTGTTACACAGACACCCGATCGTCTTCCAAAAAGGTGTTACCTTCTTAGAGACGAACGACAAGATAATGCGGCGACCGAATCTTTTCACTCTTGTTCCGACCCCAATCGTTTTATGAGACAACGTAAGTTCATTCCGACGACGACCCTGCCGATATCAGATTCGGCAAAACTGGTTCTGGAGCCGATTTCGAGTGATGTGGACCTTCACAATCCTCCTAGGGATAGTCTGAAGGCGTACCTTGCAGGCAAGGTTCCGACGGTAGCTACTGCTGATTGTCCCTCGGTAAACGATTCCTTGCAAAACAATGGGGAGGTTGATAGAACACAGCCAGGTGTTGGTGGATTCACAAAAATGGTACACCCAAGGGTACACTACATTGACTCTGACAATGCCTTGCAAGTCAGGGAAGAAACCTCGCTTTGCACTATACCGAAGAAACTTCTTAAGATGCCACCTAAAATCGTTTTATCCCCGATAGAAGACGAGGTCGCAGGTCTGGAAGTCGAAGAAGAAACACCACTACTGAACCTGAGAACTGTaaccaaaaagaaaaggaacaagtCAATTCTTCTACCTCCTTATTCAAGAAAGAAAGCAGACTTACAAGATCGCACACAAGATAGTTCATTTTCGTTGTCACGACTGGAACTAGGGTCAGACATGCCTAATGCGTCGATGACGAGGCTTCTCAATAGGTCCCGTACGTCCATTCATGGTTGGGGTCGCAAAGCCGCGCTGCAGAAAGTGGACGCTTGTGACAGAACCCCCGTTGAAGAAAGCACTATTCTGTGCTCTTCGGGGCCTTCGAGTGAAGTGAAAGAATATGCGCATTCCTTCCATGTAACAGAAATTAGGACAGGCACTGCTGCCGCATACGTAGATCCCACCTCAAGTAGCCCACCGTCAGATATTCAATCTCCTGCCCTGTTTCTGTTAAATGCACCAAGACAAGATATGGCATGCAGCAAAGTTGAAGAGATCGTTGAGAAGAACCTCCAAACAGTCGCATCGTCCGCGATACTAAATGACGCTACACCTAAGTTGCCTCCACGTCAAAAGGCATGCGAAGAGGTCAAGTTGACAATCACCGAGAACGACATCATCCAGTGCTTAAACAGAGTCGTAGGACCAAACCGAGCCATAGCTGTAGAAGACAACAGGAAGTTCCCGGAAGCAAAAGCTACGCAGGAGGCTGTGTGCGGTTACGACTTGATGCAAGACGTGCTTTTGAACGAGGACGTCCTCAGTACCAGTGACATTTCCAAAGTTGACATTCATCCCAAAGGAAATTCCACCGCGCCTAAAGCTGATCTGGAAGCATTCAGCCAGCCACTTTCGCGCCTACGAAGAGGCGACTTGAAAAATATCCTAAAGGAAATTTTGGAAGAAGAGTACGCCCATGTTCTTCAGCTCGCAACACATGGGGTGCAGTCGATCCAGAGCACAACGGCTCCTCCGGTGCCTTTCGAACACGAAAACTTGCCAGCGCTCACCCATGAGCCATTGACAAAGACGAGTAGGGAAAACTCTGGTACTTCGACAGGAAAAACACTTATTGCTCCAGAATCACCATCAACGAACTCTGTTAAACCAGAGTGTGAATTTACAACTGCGCGGTCGAGCGGTGAAGCTAACACAGCGGATGGATTCGACCTGCAGCCGTCATCAGGAACTCGGAAAACTTCTTCATTTTCGAAAGACTCACCTGGACAAACGACGACCACGGCTACGACAGCTGACAACACGGTTACGCAAGAGACATCGTCTATATCAACGAGAAGGTTCTACACGGAATTAAGCTTCCCAGAGGTCGGCATAGACTCGATGCCTATTCATGGAGCTGATGGTGACGGCCCTGGGAGTGAGACTTCGTCGTCAGAGGATACCACCACGGTTGCAATTGCGACGACTGAGACGACGGAAGATAGTTTGGATCAAGGCGGTCATGTTCACTTGGAAGAGAAAGAAATGACGAAGTTCTTATCTCAAGTTACTGTCGTTAATTCATCAGAATCTAATATAGGGTCTAACGATTGCAGAAAAACTCGTCGTTCTGTTGATACCCGATTTCCATTTAGCCCGAGAAAGCGACGACCATCTGAAGATCATCGAGATCAAGACACTAAAACGATGAGCTGGGTCCCTCCGATTCCTAAATTGCTCCTAAAAGAATACAGGAAAAATGTTCTCAAGAACGCAGCAGGAGTACAACAGATGACACCCGAAGTGACACCCTCTCAACACCACACGCGCGAAGGCGCGATTGGAAATATCGTACCTGTGGAGGAAACGACGTCTTCTCCTCCTGACGGCAACACCGCGAGATCGGTTGAGCCACTTCGTGAAGGATATCGTGACGCCGAGAGCACATATGCAAACTACACCAGCACGGGAGTTGCAGTCGTGAGATTCTCGCCCGCATCTGGCAGCAAAACTGATGACTCGAGAGAAGGTGGACAAAGAGACCGGAAAA GTGGCACCATCAACGCAAAACGAACAAGGCCGAAATCTGCGTCGTTCCACGGCATCCTTCCGTCCGACAGATTAGGCAGCgttgacggtgaacgtgctcttgtCCCTCGTTCCAAGTCATATACAGAATACTGGCTGAAGACTGTTTCTCTCTACAAAGAAGTCTCAACCTGCCAAATCTCACCTTCAACGGATTCTTCGGGTGACATTATGGAAACCGAATCCATGGCTCATGTGCTGCATGGCTTGCACGACACAAGACAGGGAGCAACGTTGGAGGAGATCGACCTCGAAAACTTCATCCGCGAAAACCAGATGAATCCACTTCTGAAGACCTTCTTGTACATGCATAATACTGCGTACCAGACATCTGTAACGCGGGATACACCCAAATCAACCACGTACGTGAGCTACGACTTACAAGGTACTCCCATTTCTTCCAATTTCCCGCAACCATATGAACCGAACGAGATTATACCGAAGACAGACTCCCCTACTTCACTAGAAATTAAGCAACCAAATATCGAAACTGACAGGAAGAAATCATCCAGTTTGCAGCCCAGCGCAGACTACCGCATTATTCCCGCTCCTCCAATGTGCGACAGTACGTCGGAGGCAACAGTCATTCTCGAGTGCGACCGGGGCAGGCGCTTTTATGATGCCGAACGTCAGAGTGAAATATTCTCACCCAACACTGCAACCACCATCGCAGAGCAAGCCAGTTTCGAAGACAGCTCTAGCAGCGGTCCTCCAAAATCGCTCAAGAAAACGCTGCGAAAGACGGCGCCGTACCGTACGCCGTTCCCTCTGTGCAGCAGTTCGCGGTCGAGCGCCGTGGCTCCGATCAGTCTGAGAATGTTGAGACGTACGAactcgacggaatacatgacgtCGTCTATGACGCAAGGTCGTAGCCGAATAGGGC